One segment of Carya illinoinensis cultivar Pawnee chromosome 1, C.illinoinensisPawnee_v1, whole genome shotgun sequence DNA contains the following:
- the LOC122305472 gene encoding subtilisin-like protease SBT1.9, whose translation MASLTLQILCSILFSVSYLCSSLAQSHTYIIHMDSSSIPKAFSGHQSWYLATLSSISDNSEETPTTAASRLIYSYTHSIHGFSASLSLSELGALQKSTGYVSYTRDRPLTMHTTHTSQFLGLTSVSGLWPVSNYGQDVIIGLVDTGIWPESESFKDDGMTQIPSRWKGKCISGTQFNASSCNKKLIGAGFYNKGLLSNNPHLKISMKSPRDTSGHGTHTSSIAAGNYVKGASYFGYANGTARGMAPRARIAMYKAAWRYGVFSSDVLAAIDQAIRDGVDILSLSLGFALDDNFLGDDPIAIATFAAMEKGVLVVASAGNDGPLYGTLINGAPWVLTTGAGTIDREFDGVLSLGNGMQITFVSLYPGNSSLRQLPLVFMDVCRSVEEMKKNRNKIVVCKDDLSISTQVENAEVASVYGAIFISNNSLSELYTRSSFPTAFIGLRDGQTVIDYIKKNINPRGSLKYQKTVTGRKPAPLVDGYSSRGPFTSCPRVLKPDLLAPGSLVLGSWSPTTSVAVVQSRPLYSNFNLESGTSMAAPHVAGVAALIKEMHPDWSPAAIRSALMTTAIPLDNTFGPIKDKANNELPASPLDIGAGHLNPNKALDPGLVYDATVEDYVKLLCAMNYTATQIKIITRSTHNCLNSSLDLNYPSFIAFFNDNDSGSDAKVVREFRRTVTNVRKGRSSYTAKLTAMSGLKVKVEPEKLVFKQKYEKQSYKLSLEGPKVLQEVVIHGSLSWVDDLRQYVVRSPIVATSLVPESLSKTKL comes from the coding sequence ATGGCTTCTCTAACTCTGCAAATTCTTTGTTCCATTCTATTTTCTGTCTCCTACCTTTGCTCCAGTTTGGCACAATCCCACACATATATCATTCACATGGATTCATCATCCATTCCCAAAGCCTTCTCTGGCCACCAGAGCTGGTACTTGGCCACCCTTTCTTCTATATCAGACAATTCTGAAGAAACTCCAACCACTGCCGCCTCTAGACTTATCTACAGTTACACTCACTCTATTCACGGCTTTAGTGCATCTCTCTCACTTTCTGAGCTTGGGGCCTTACAAAAGTCCACTGGCTATGTTTCCTATACCCGAGATCGTCCTCTTACCATGCACACAACTCACACTTCTCAATTCCTTGGTCTGACTTCTGTTTCTGGTCTATGGCCAGTTTCCAATTATGGCCAGGATGTCATAATTGGTTTAGTTGACACCGGAATTTGGCCAGAGAGTGAGAGCTTCAAAGATGATGGAATGACTCAGATTCCCTCTAGATGGAAAGGCAAATGCATCTCTGGCACCCAATTCAATGCTTCATCTTGCAACAAGAAACTTATTGGAGCTGGGTTTTATAACAAGGGTCTACTTTCCAACAATCCCCACTTAAAGATTTCCATGAAATCTCCCCGTGATACAAGTGGGCATGGAACACATACCTCATCCATAGCTGCGGGCAACTATGTAAAAGGCGCATCCTATTTCGGTTATGCCAATGGTACCGCAAGAGGCATGGCACCAAGGGCTAGAATAGCTATGTACAAAGCAGCTTGGAGATATGGGGTCTTCTCATCGGATGTTCTTGCTGCAATAGACCAGGCAATTCGAGATGGGGTGGATATATTGTCTCTGTCCTTGGGTTTTGCCTTGGACGACAATTTCTTGGGAGATGATCCAATTGCAATAGCCACTTTTGCAGCCATGGAAAAGGGTGTACTGGTTGTTGCTTCTGCAGGAAATGATGGGCCTTTGTATGGTACCTTAATCAATGGAGCTCCATGGGTACTAACCACCGGTGCCGGGACTATTGATCGTGAGTTTGACGGAGTCTTATCTTTAGGAAATGGCATGCAAATCACATTTGTATCCTTGTATCCAGGGAATTCTTCTCTAAGACAACTGCCTCTTGTTTTCATGGACGTCTGCCGAAGTGTGGAGgagatgaagaaaaatagaaacaagatAGTTGTGTGCAAAGACGATCTTAGCATAAGCACTCAGGTTGAAAATGCCGAGGTTGCAAGCGTTTATGGAGCCATCTTCATCTCCAATAATTCTCTATCCGAACTCTACACAAGAAGCTCGTTTCCAACAGCATTTATCGGTCTGCGAGATGGCCAAACAGTAATAGACTACATAAAGAAGAACATCAATCCAAGAGGAAGCTTGAAATATCAAAAGACAGTAACTGGTAGAAAGCCAGCACCACTGGTGGATGGCTATAGCTCCAGAGGGCCATTTACAAGCTGCCCCCGAGTCCTAAAGCCAGACCTTCTGGCCCCTGGATCCTTAGTCCTCGGGTCATGGTCTCCAACTACTTCAGTTGCTGTAGTTCAATCACGTCCTTTATACAGCAACTTCAATCTTGAGTCGGGCACCTCAATGGCTGCCCCTCATGTTGCTGGAGTAGCTGCACTTATAAAAGAAATGCACCCAGATTGGAGCCCTGCGGCCATTCGGTCTGCTCTGATGACTACAGCAATCCCTTTAGACAACACCTTTGGCCCCATAAAAGACAAAGCAAACAATGAGCTGCCAGCCAGCCCTCTAGACATAGGAGCTGGACACCTCAATCCCAACAAGGCACTTGATCCTGGACTTGTCTACGATGCAACAGTGGAGGACTACGTAAAGCTTCTCTGTGCAATGAATTACACGGCAACCCAAATCAAAATCATTACAAGGTCCACGCACAACTGTCTGAACTCGTCTTTGGATCTTAATTACCCATCTTTCATAGCCTTCTTCAATGATAATGACTCGGGTTCGGACGCAAAAGTTGTGCGAGAATTTCGGAGGACAGTGACTAATGTCAGAAAGGGAAGATCGAGTTATACTGCAAAGTTAACAGCAATGAGTGGTTTAAAGGTGAAGGTGGAGCCAGAGAAGCTGGTATTTAAGCAGAAGTATGAGAAGCAAAGTTACAAGCTCAGTTTGGAGGGGCCAAAAGTTTTGCAGGAGGTGGTGATCCATGGGTCTCTTAGTTGGGTGGATGATCTTCGTCAATATGTGGTGAGGAGTCCAATAGTGGCGACGAGTCTGGTTCCGGAATCACTTTCGAAGACGAAGTTATAA
- the LOC122305502 gene encoding uncharacterized protein LOC122305502 has protein sequence MSMLAKTDSEVSSLSQSSPARSPRRPVYYVQSPSRDSHDEKTTNSFHSSPVLSPMGSPPHSHSNSSLGPHSRESSSTRFSASLKPGSRSKNHGSQRKGWKAWKEFGAIEEEDLLNNDDGNPHGLTRRCYFLAFVVGFFVLFSFFSLILWGASRPQKPVITMKSILFDQFVIQAGADFSGVATNMVSMNSTVKLTFRNTATFFGVHVASMPLDLSYFQLTVASGTVQKFYQSRKSQRSVSVILKGSNVPLYGGGASLSSLNGAPIEPVPLTLKFMVRSKAYVLGKLVKPRFYKTVECSVIMDPKKMSKAISLKNKCTDHQ, from the exons ATGTCAATGCTGGCCAAGACCGATTCCGAGGTGAGCAGCCTATCCCAGTCTTCGCCGGCGCGGTCCCCTCGCCGGCCTGTCTACTACGTCCAGAGCCCTTCCAGGGACTCTCATGATGAGAAGACGACCAACTCCTTCCACTCCAGCCCAGTGCTCAGCCCCATGGGTTCCCCTCCCCACTCCCACTCCAACTCTTCTCTCGGCCCACACTCTCGGGAGTCCTCCTCCACTCGCTTCTCCGCCTCCCTCAAGCCCGGCTCTCGCTCTAAGAACCACGGCTCCCAAAGGAAGGGTTGGAAGGCCTGGAAAGAGTTCGGTGCCATTGAAGAAGAAGACCTTCTTAACAATGATGATGGGAACCCACATGGCCTCACTCGCCGCTGCTACTTTCTCGCCTTTGTTGTCGGCTtctttgtgcttttctctttcttttctttgatcCTCTGGGGTGCAAGTCGTCCCCAGAAACCCGTTATTACTATGAAG AGCATTTTATTCGACCAGTTTGTGATTCAAGCGGGTGCAGATTTCTCAGGAGTAGCCACGAACATGGTGTCCATGAATTCCACAGTGAAGCTTACATTTCGAAACACGGCAACATTTTTCGGGGTCCATGTCGCATCAATGCCTTTAGATCTCTCCTATTTTCAACTCACTGTAGCCTCTGGAACC GTACAAAAGTTTTATCAATCAAGAAAGAGTCAGAGATCAGTGTCTGTGATCCTGAAAGGAAGCAATGTCCCATTGTATGGAGGGGGAGCAAGCTTGAGCAGTTTGAATGGTGCACCAATTGAGCCAGTGCCACTGACTTTGAAGTTCATGGTTCGATCGAAAGCGTATGTTTTGGGTAAACTGGTGAAGCCCAGGTTCTACAAGACGGTTGAGTGCTCAGTTATAATGGATCCAAAGAAAATGAGCAAGGCCATTTCGCTCAAGAACAAGTGCACTGATCACcagtga
- the LOC122305492 gene encoding mitogen-activated protein kinase kinase kinase 20-like, with translation MEWVRGDPIGHGSFATVSLAIPRNSSARAHPVMVVKSSESSNSASLRNEKHVLDQLSTCPEVIRCLGDDLSVEKGEEFYNLFLEYASNGSLADQVNSRGGRLPESDVRRYANSILKGLRDIHAKGFVHCDIKLQNILLFANGAIKIADFGLAKKAEQQQSMPEIRGTPMNMSPESVNCNEYESPADIWALGCALVEMLSGKPAWDCGPEVNMWKLLLRIGDSDEVPQVPKELSLEGKDFLGKCFVKDPINRWTAEMLLDHPFVAADDNNDHDAVPLEETDKLKTSTSPRSPFNFPEWVSVQSSVVISPESSPESGKLFEWEVNSDFSSSFLSSFSSPTDRLRQLVTDEAPSWSFSDSWFTVRGSEPGDLEQIREEEVASNFGKSFITSNGSD, from the coding sequence ATGGAGTGGGTTCGAGGAGATCCAATCGGTCATGGGAGCTTCGCAACCGTGAGTTTGGCCATACCCAGAAACAGTTCTGCTCGAGCTCATCCGGTAATGGTCGTTAAATCTTCTGAATCATCCAACTCCGCCTCGCTAAGGAACGAGAAACATGTGCTCGATCAGCTTTCGACTTGCCCCGAAGTCATTCGATGCCTTGGAGACGATCTCAGCGTCGAGAAAGGCGAGGAGTTCTATAATCTGTTCTTGGAGTACGCCTCTAATGGGAGTTTGGCCGATCAGGTTAATAGTCGTGGCGGCCGGCTACCCGAATCCGATGTTCGGCGATACGCGAATTCGATACTCAAAGGGCTTCGTGATATTCACGCGAAAGGATTCGTTCACTGCGACATAAAGCTTCAGAACATCCTTTTGTTTGCCAATGGAGCAATCAAAATCGCGGATTTTGGACTGGCAAAGAAAGCAGAGCAACAACAGAGCATGCCCGAGATCAGAGGAACTCCGATGAATATGTCGCCGGAATCAGTTAACTGCAACGAGTACGAATCACCTGCGGATATTTGGGCTCTTGGGTGCGCGTTGGTGGAGATGCTCTCCGGGAAGCCGGCGTGGGACTGTGGTCCCGAGGTGAATATGTGGAAACTTCTGCTTCGAATTGGCGATAGTGATGAAGTGCCACAAGTTCCAAAGGAATTGTCTCTCGAAGGGAAAGATTTTCTCGGCAAGTGTTTCGTGAAGGATCCAATAAATCGGTGGACGGCTGAAATGCTTCTGGACCATCCCTTCGTTGCTGCTGATGATAATAACGATCACGACGCTGTTCCATTGGAGGAAACCGATAAATTAAAAACATCAACATCTCCGAGAAGTCCTTTCAATTTTCCAGAATGGGTTTCGGTGCAATCTTCGGTTGTAATTTCACCGGAATCTTCACCGGAGTCCGGTAAATTGTTTGAATGGGAAGTAAATTCTGATTTCAGTTCGTCATTCTTGTCAAGTTTTTCTTCTCCGACGGATCGACTCCGGCAGCTGGTGACCGACGAGGCACCCAGTTGGTCCTTTTCCGATAGTTGGTTCACGGTGAGGGGATCAGAACCGGGTGATTTAGAACAGATAAGGGAGGAAGAAGTGGCAAGTAATTTTGGGAAGAGTTTCATCACATCTAACGGTTCTGATTAG
- the LOC122305508 gene encoding protein RALF-like 34: MASPALPKLLILFLLFVLVNLGPSARAQLEETSLKLMTDAFEWPTTMPSLYDEFEDEGDDEDGMDSGSSGRRSLFWRRVMKYYISYGALTADRIPCPPRSGRSYYTPNCFKARGPVHPYTRGCSRITRCRR; this comes from the coding sequence ATGGCGTCCCCAGCTCTTCCCAAGCTTCTCATTCTTTTCTTACTCTTTGTTCTGGTCAATTTGGGTCCCTCTGCTCGGGCTCAGCTCGAGGAGACGAGCTTGAAGCTGATGACGGACGCGTTTGAGTGGCCGACGACAATGCCATCACTCTACGACGAGTTCGAAGACGAGGGGGATGATGAGGACGGCATGGACAGTGGGTCGTCTGGCCGTAGGTCTCTGTTCTGGCGGAGAGTTATGAAGTACTACATTTCGTACGGCGCGCTCACTGCCGACAGAATCCCATGCCCGCCCCGCTCTGGGAGATCCTACTACACCCCCAACTGCTTCAAGGCCAGGGGCCCTGTTCACCCTTACACCCGAGGCTGCTCCAGAATTACCCGCTGCAGGAGATGA
- the LOC122293332 gene encoding uncharacterized protein LOC122293332 — MEKHASVEGDQREWSRGQRGSVTCSLSKPTIILLFSFLALLILAVVLIIILAVKPKKPSFDLQQVGVQYMGINMPTLSTASAPETNPSTNPTTSAYLSLNIRMLFTAVNPNRVGIKYGESRFTVMYRGIPLGKASVPGFFQEAHSVRKVEATIAVDRVNLLQADAADLVRDASLNDRVELRVLGDVGAKIRVLNFDSPGVQHEASPENNTSSTFGFFQIINHGFRAGFEVGEGLGWVNEEAGDGGYAGVESGPCRPVIIDRIRRATSTFGFIAAVEAQYYRQRSRPAREKKKKKKLFHG; from the exons ATGGAGAAGCATGCGTCTGTAGAAGGAGATCAGAGAGAGTGGAGCAGGGGACAAAGGGGATCAGTCACATGCAGCT TATCAAAACCCACTATAATCCTCTTGTTCTCCTTCTTGGCCCTCCTAATCCTGGCCGTCGTTTTGATCATCATCTTGGCCGTCAAACCCAAGAAGCCCTCCTTCGATCTCCAACAGGTCGGCGTCCAGTACATGGGCATCAACATGCCCACTCTCTCCACCGCCTCCGCCCCAGAAACCAACCCCTCAACGAACCCCACCACCTCCGCCTACCTTTCACTCAACATACGGATGCTCTTCACGGCGGTGAATCCCAACAGGGTCGGTATCAAGTACGGCGAGTCCAGGTTCACCGTCATGTATCGTGGGATCCCGTTGGGAAAAGCTTCGGTTCCCGGGTTCTTCCAGGAGGCCCACAGTGTCAGAAAGGTGGAGGCCACCATCGCCGTTGACCGTGTCAACCTGCTCCAAGCCGACGCTGCCGATTTAGTCAGGGACGCTTCCTTGAACGACCGCGTCGAGCTCAGGGTCTTGGGTGACGTCGGCGCTAAGATCCGCGTCTTGAACTTCGATTCCCCCGGTGTTCAGCACGAAGCTTCCCCCGAGAACAACACCTCCTCCACCTTCGGATTCTTCCAGATCATCAACCATGGCTTCAGAGCTGGGTTTGAGGTCGGAGAGGGTCTCGGGTGGGTGAACGAAGAAGCTGGGGATGGTGGTTATGCCGGAGTCGAATCTGGTCCCTGCCGCCCTGTTATTATCGACCGAATCAGACGTGCCACCTCCACCTTCGGATTCATAGCAGCCGTGGAGGCACAATACTACCGGCAGAGATCTAGGCCggccagagaaaaaaaaaaaaaaaaaaaattattccacGGCTAG